The Medicago truncatula cultivar Jemalong A17 chromosome 4, MtrunA17r5.0-ANR, whole genome shotgun sequence genome includes a region encoding these proteins:
- the LOC25492197 gene encoding E3 ubiquitin-protein ligase PUB24, whose protein sequence is MAEIEIPPYFVCPISFQIMEEPVTTVTGITYDRKSIEKWLMKAKICVCPVTNQSLPRSSEYLTPNHTLQRLIKAWILSNEAKVVDNQIQSPKSPLNRIHLQKLVKNLELPNCFQASMEKILELAKQSDRNRICMVEVGVTKAMVMVIKKKFKEGNTNGLEEALKIIRLLWNEAMINNMMKPLVGKNMDFMNSLTWILKIYIDTNNFEMVNEVMPLLKLTIDVVDSNLLGNLNIEFFVTMVRVLRKRRLFSKQAIKSALYVLIETCPLGRNRTKIVEAGGITELIELELEKPEKNVTELVFNLLAHLCSCADGREQFMRHAAGIAMISKRILRVSAATDDLAIQVLSVIAKNSTSKEFVLEMLQVGAVSKLCMVMQADCASYLKEKARDILRLHSTTWNNSPCIQLYLLTRHQR, encoded by the coding sequence ATGGCTGAAATTGAAATTCCTCCATATTTTGTAtgtccaatttcatttcaaatcatGGAAGAACCTGTGACAACAGTGACAGGAATAACATACGATAGAAAAAGCATTGAAAAATGGTTAATGAAAGCCAAAATTTGTGTATGTCCGGTAACAAATCAATCACTACCAAGAAGTTCAGAATATTTGACTCCAAATCACACACTTCAAAGGCTAATCAAAGCATGGATTTTATCAAATGAAGCCAAAGTGGTtgataatcaaattcaatctcCAAAATCTCCTCTCAATAGAATCCATCTTCAAAAACTTGTCAAGAATCTTGAGCTTCCTAATTGTTTTCAAGCATCAATGGAGAAGATTCTTGAACTTGCTAAACAAAGTGACAGAAATAGAATATGCATGGTTGAAGTAGGTGTAACAAAGGCTATGGTTATggtgattaaaaagaaattcaaagaaGGAAATACCAATGGTTTAGAAGAAGCTTTGAAAATTATTCGTCTTTTGTGGAATGAAGCAATGATCAACAACATGATGAAGCCTTTGGTTGGCAAAAACATGGATTTCATGAACTCGTTGActtggattttgaaaatttacatTGATACTAACAATTTTGAGATGGTAAATGAAGTTATGCCATTACTAAAGTTGACAATTGATGTTGTGGACTCAAACCTTTTAGGAAATTTAAACATTGAATTCTTTGTAACAATGGTTAGAGTACTTAGAAAGAGAAGATTATTCTCCAAACAAGCTATTAAATCAGCTTTATATGTGCTTATAGAGACGTGCCCGTTGGGTAGAAACCGAACAAAGATCGTGGAAGCGGGTGGAATAACCGAACTCATTGAACTCGAGCTTGAAAAACCGGAGAAGAATGTGACTGAGCTTGTGTTCAATCTTTTGGCACATTTGTGTTCGTGCGCGGATGGAAGAGAACAATTTATGAGGCATGCAGCGGGCATAGCGATGATTTCGAAGAGGATTTTGAGGGTTTCAGCCGCAACCGATGACCTAGCGATTCAAGTACTTTCAGTGATTGCGAAGAATTCAACGTCGAAAGAGTTTGTTTTAGAGATGTTGCAAGTTGGAGCGGTTTCCAAGCTTTGCATGGTAATGCAAGCGGATTGTGCTTCTTATTTGAAAGAGAAAGCAAGAGACATACTTAGGTTACACTCCACTACTTGGAATAATTCTCCATGCATACAATTGTACTTGTTAACAAGGCACCAAAGGTGA
- the LOC25492198 gene encoding R3H and coiled-coil domain-containing protein 1 — protein sequence MEKGNRSEDLVETLVAKESNYDVGVTPSPTNPASLDSIENSSSADDDWEAIADREPDKLVPMVSSDILTGVSKIKLEDSKSPTPKRRGRGTFSYDKDKLYSDRLLDGSIIDDVEDDETNRGSEDKKDTTNLQYGTNHVLLLSHFSPSTRTTDLEKVFEDIKNCDFVIRWVNDTVALAVFRTPAEALQAQSNVRCSFNMSIGILDEDDAILSSLKANDLKPPQQRPKTSATAAQRMIANSMGIKLPSPSHVTGSREHKRHEDTRRERIVNRQKLKDEAWGDD from the exons ATGGAGAAAGGGAATCGCAGTGAAGACTTAGTTGAAACCCTAGTGGCGAAAGAGTCCAATTACGACGTTGGTGTTACACCATCACCGACCAATCCTGCTTCACTAGATTCTAttgaaaattcttcttctgctGATGACG ATTGGGAAGCAATAGCAGATCGTGAACCAGACAAGTTAGTGCCCATGGTGTCTTCAGACATTTTAACTGGAGTGTCAAAAATTAAATTGGAGGACTCCAAAAGTCCAACCCCAAAGCGGCGTGGAAGGGGAACATTCTCTTATGATAAAGATAAACTTTATAGTGATCGGTTACTTGATGGTtcgattattgatgatgttgaggACGATGAAACTAATCGTGGTTCAGAAGATAAGAAAGATACAACTAACT TACAATATGGGACCAATCATGTTCTTCTGCTGTCTCACTTTTCACCAAGCACTAGAACAACCGACTTGGAGAAGGTTTTTGAGGacataaaaaattgtgattttgtgaTTCGCTGGGTCAATGATACAGTTGCACTTGCAGTATTCCGAACTCCTGCAGAAG CACTCCAGGCTCAAAGCAATGTTCGATGTTCATTTAATATGAGTATAGGGATACTTGATGAAGATGATGCTATTCTCAGTTCACTTAAAGCAAATG ACCTGAAACCGCCTCAGCAAAGACCAAAAACCTCGGCCACAGCAGCCCAGAGGATGATTGCTAACAGCATGGGAATAAAGTTACCCTCCCCGAGCCACGTGACAGGGTCCCGAGAACATAAAAGGCACGAAGATACAAGGAGGGAACGCATTGTTAACAGGCAAAAGTTGAAAGATGAAGCATGGGGAGATGATTAA